GTACGGACCGGGACCGCCCTCGCGAACCCGCCCGCGGTGCCGTGGGACCGTCCCGAATTCGAGTTCCGCGTTCCCTGAGCGGAGCGGCAGGGAACGCGAGGGGTCCGGCCGTACGGGACTCCTCTCCCTGTCGCCCGACGGCAGTCGTGGCGGGCCCGGGGCCGTGTCGGCGGCACCCCCGGGCAAGCTAACTGTAAAGAACCTTGACAGTTATGTGGTCTAGTCCAATTATGGTCACCGTTCGTCCCCAGCGGTTCTGTCCATCCGCTGTCCCCGCATGCCCTTTCCCATGGGAGCGTCAGTGAGACGACCTGGTCACCTTCGTGCGTTGCTGTCCTGTCTGAGCGTGAGCGCTCTGTCCGCCGGGCTCGTCGGAATCGGGGGAGGGAGCGCGCTCGCGGCGCCGTCCTCGCCCGTGCCCTCGGCCTTCGGCGAGCCCCTGCCCGCCCGGGTGGCGGCCCCCTACGTCGAGTCGTGGACCGGTGAGAGCCCGGCCGCGCTCGCCGCCGCCTCGGGCAACAAGTACCTCACCATGGCCTTCCTCCAGACGGCCGCGGCGGGTTCCTGCACCGCCTACTGGAACGGCGAGAGCGGTCAGCCGATCTCGAAGGCGACCTTCGGGCGCGACATCGCCGCCATCCAGGCCCGCGGCGGCAACGTCATCCCGTCCTTCGGCGGCTGGTCCGCGGACACCACCGGCACCGAACTGGCGGACAGCTGCACCAGCGTCGACGCCATCGCCGAGGTGTACAAGAGCCTCGTCAGGACGTACGGCATCACCCGCATCGACCTCGACGTCGAGGGCGACTCGATCGACAACGCCGCCGGCATCGACCGCCGCAACAAGGCGATCGCCAAGGTCCAGCGCTGGGCCGAACGCAGCGGCCGCACCGTGCAGTTCTCCTACACCCTGCCGACCTCCACGCACGGTCTTGAGGCCAACGGCCTCGCCGTACTGAAGAACGCCGTCGCCAACGGCGCCCGCCTGGACGTCGTCAACCTCATGACGTTCGACTACTACGACGGCGCCACCCACGACATGGCGGCCGACACGAAGACGGCCGCGACGGGACTGCACGACCAGCTGGCGGCGCTGTTCCCGAAGAAGAGCTCCGCGAAGCTGTGGAGCATGATCGGCGTCATCGAGATGCCCGGCATCGACGACTTCGGGCCCGCGGAGACCTTCACCACCGAGGACGCGGTCGCGGTGGAGAAGTGGGCCGAGGCCAAGAAGATCAACACGCTCTCGTTCTGGGCGCTCCAGCGCGACAACGGCGGCTGCCCGGGCACCGGCGGCTCCGACTCGTGCTCCGGCATCGCGCAGGACACCTGGGCGTTCAGCCACGCCTTCGAGCCGTTCACGAGCGGCGGCCACAAGTAGCACGGCAGGTCGTACGCCCCAGGACGGCGACGAAGGCCCGGCACGCGTCATACGCGCCGGGCCTTCGACACCGCGATTTCGCTACAAGTTCCGAAATTAACGAGGGCCGGTACCGCCACGTGGCCGAAACACGCGGTTCATAGCGTCGGAGCACATCACGTCACTGACCTCCGATCCGTGAGGCACCCCGTGTGACAGGAGCTCCCGTGCCCTCTTTCTCCCGCCGCACCGCCCTGCGGCTGACCGCCGGTATGGCGCTCGGCGCAGCAGGCCTCCCGCTGGCCGGCTGCGGCCGCAGCGACACCGACGCGGTCCCCGCCGCCGGCGCCAAGAAGATCGACGCGTCCCCGGCCACCGGCACCGTGAACGTCTGGGCCGCCCAGGGCGACGCCGATGTGCTCGGCACCGTCGTCAAGCCGTTCAAGGCCGCCAATCCCGACGTGGTCGTGAAGACCACGCTGATCCCGAACGCCGAGTACTACACCAAGCTCCAAGCGGCGATCGCGGCGGGCAAGGGGCCGGACATAGCCCAGTTCTTCCCCGAGTCGCAGGCGCAGTTCCTCAACCGGTCGACCCTGCTGCCCGTGCCGGACGGCCTGGTCGAACCGGGCAGCTTCTTCAAGAGCCTCTGGGACGCCGGAGTCGTGGACGACGTGGCGTACACAGTGCCCTGGTACGCGTACACCTACGCGCTCGTCTACCGATCGGATCTGGCCAAGAAGGCGGGGGTGAAGGCGCCGACCACCTGGGTCGGCATGGAGCCGTTCCTCAAGGCACTCCAGGGCGCCGGCGCGGCCCACGCACTCGGGGCCGACATCGGGTGGGACATCTTCAACGGCCAGGACGTCGCCATGTACGCGTGGCAGGCGGGCGGCTCCCTCGTCACGCCCGCAGGCAAGTGGAACCTGAACACGCCCCAGATGGTCGACGCCCTCCAGTACAACGCGGCCTTCTTCACCGCC
This is a stretch of genomic DNA from Streptomyces sp. NBC_00285. It encodes these proteins:
- a CDS encoding chitinase yields the protein MSALSAGLVGIGGGSALAAPSSPVPSAFGEPLPARVAAPYVESWTGESPAALAAASGNKYLTMAFLQTAAAGSCTAYWNGESGQPISKATFGRDIAAIQARGGNVIPSFGGWSADTTGTELADSCTSVDAIAEVYKSLVRTYGITRIDLDVEGDSIDNAAGIDRRNKAIAKVQRWAERSGRTVQFSYTLPTSTHGLEANGLAVLKNAVANGARLDVVNLMTFDYYDGATHDMAADTKTAATGLHDQLAALFPKKSSAKLWSMIGVIEMPGIDDFGPAETFTTEDAVAVEKWAEAKKINTLSFWALQRDNGGCPGTGGSDSCSGIAQDTWAFSHAFEPFTSGGHK
- a CDS encoding extracellular solute-binding protein; this encodes MPSFSRRTALRLTAGMALGAAGLPLAGCGRSDTDAVPAAGAKKIDASPATGTVNVWAAQGDADVLGTVVKPFKAANPDVVVKTTLIPNAEYYTKLQAAIAAGKGPDIAQFFPESQAQFLNRSTLLPVPDGLVEPGSFFKSLWDAGVVDDVAYTVPWYAYTYALVYRSDLAKKAGVKAPTTWVGMEPFLKALQGAGAAHALGADIGWDIFNGQDVAMYAWQAGGSLVTPAGKWNLNTPQMVDALQYNAAFFTAGTADTSGPTFLDAQPYFVSGKTASMITGPWVIGQLDTAAKKSGWTSAHVATAPLPAGAAGSVSFSAGGTWGVLADGGNADAAWKLVRYLAQPSAQVAQYKAYSSLPAVMSAWDDPAIKSRPLLDAFFTQLKNTRAFPQVSTWQQVATRLGKEMEAVAKGRETAAKAAANIQAYAESVGTGTK